The following coding sequences are from one Anolis sagrei isolate rAnoSag1 chromosome 6, rAnoSag1.mat, whole genome shotgun sequence window:
- the LOC132779071 gene encoding uncharacterized protein isoform X2: MDSSLRGQGVPVFLPAKQEDRPQPEGASCDATMGAATAGLVALSECGQVMMEQAAKAGEAVSKAPPSEDTLDARIVMGEETQCLGKEKEEEDTEGMPASPKSGVLEEEETSEAEDAAKPLRLSHPQACLRKRKEPELELAAIAMPAPSLFSQGDPMADVPSPSSVFAKDPPSEPGEGQPSLVKRGVDPELYFTAPSTPIRTAFSQLRHLPPPQPNPFSKDGLGEEQNDLDNEGLVSPPTSPSGSYITAEGGSWASSGTASTSPSCSPNLMAEGEALESPDLESEVTFQALSLGALGQDSFPDEDEDEGQTTPGEDEDWVSETVTCRPVPHKPNQTGRSRPKSREDSEEDGAALGEAGHKIFKIENLPSHQTAEVFAGSKPSPLPCSLAAFSGTEFGGVSGVSPSVANVDESETAASPPDNEMENPENDPMISALLLPFHGSLLFEAESVEITLFPQGESAENDTLYGAEDEDSTSASFLHSLSEASINEGVDESFAYQDDTSPSSDSASYNGEEDERLYSVEQYAVVAEDAQKDDGSPKGDLEPERSHSGSESEMETSSDAYNTDEEGDVPSAKHEEHPQVTEELDVPKAEEATQEGWKGGQRSPEEVVASMMEATMQQESAQSSRGVTVSPAGEGRGTPLEKGPGALKHQVRSEREQESPGEKGPSSSSVSDGQVTAEKDIHDSGECLIACFDTDEEADTMPPLDDHLAGPIAEEWAGPICAGVAIPLGWDPKPYPVESAQEANDASAVDIGARLKESEKRLLELLDQDSASGGGSVDLEGRDGGMPGSEKEVEVASFVSLLESSMEQPEVIRADSEPTEECLIACFESEDELEESSSLDQMNNNGDHEEMAFAEAKAGPQTLMDLHDDTQESLFMEAREFPVEAMVLPSQETPLPQTDVEELSESQSWTVCGTPRDSSRPKAEAEEGHLKNKETSLGDTPPPEPLKVCMETGEAKEADVVESHHMRETGRHAEEEVVMKEGGQSHQLGRAIPTDDAQPEEASEVLEKEQPVLSDEGDGDQNWETPSEKEEEASESGSEELSRTDSVAETTAWLRDQLENDAPELLKSGTAQGDQKKPNLRDDNMNVLPTQSREVTISETSRDLGSSEKMVPKEVELKAPARAGEVTGGKEVTEWPQLQGTEVPKSQAASKDAGKPCHMAHWEPPASLPSLVGSYPSGAKAQGVRPPPAEKVEVPPSLVHAGCHPPAPKKTFAEALLQGLLPVLEAELSMQEKDFDVSFPSAEPPEAASSQSLTDSSFFTADEGRSPEAIPLAASPEREDLHSPEQIWGSPAQAMEESCLLGDQAVALELENLVDKAGDDTAGHVAVPLTLSPTDGSSAQNMAVCLHHTALREAPSSAISRHAKAQKAATAEVHTNGQQLFFASEEEIFLTEPTDAQCDLSSGNGDEEHTFAGETTVVDLDDSGTVAGESSPTPVSPLGSSGAFLETTGGAAKFPDDITDQQEISHLLQGSFGFLKEQKMGCPRLMSSQLVAEAQSLRGSLKETVAESSSGEPTPDLSEVEDFEPPYKEQEDAQPCKYASGLEAERQETKEVSIPEEMAEMPVSQVVISGSEEEDQPSLDDASIPGEDGASGSFDSIPSQPDEMLLQRPEADVVVQEKTKEVTEETRLRGTTMADVHPKVESVEEKEEEKESGKASTSQPPPLPMDSIIPPSPTPRPSEEHSEEPSVSPSRLERPISPVVEKMPASPSPPPPVSQEVPPVLPSPQLPPSPPETPFQAPSAAAAATSWLPAEEDAPSKETRPLLQDPRKPLVEAPETSRPPPSRLDQPSAGKESRGRNRLPGGKEPRGKDSAASSSSAGDKRADRESFQLDLSSSSEREMSYRCPEIESLREATGAMLLDEKKPLVGRRPQENHHNKGSSNDSESNEGSIPELEEPEVSEPRTAQTQAQLTHSLGTGEESISKAKQSRSEKKARKAMSKLGLRQIHGVTRITIRKSKNILFVITKPDVFKSPASDIYIVFGEAKIEDLSQQVHKAAAEKFKVPVEHSPLITEAAPTLTIKEESEEEEEIDETGLEVRDIELVMAQANVSRPKAVRALRHSNNDIVNAIMELTM, from the exons ATGGACTCCTCCCTTCGTGGCCAAGGTGTCCCGGTCTTCCTCCCGGCGAAGCAAGAAGACCGCCCTCAGCCGGAAGGCGCAAGCTGCGATGCCACCATGGGAGCCGCAACGGCCGGCTTGGTAGCACTGAGTGAATGCGGGCAAGTCATGATGGAGCAGGCGGCGAAGGCTGGCGAGGCGGTCTCCAAAGCACCCCCGTCGGAGGACACACTGGACGCCAGGATCGTCATGGGGGAAGAGACGCAGTGCCTGggcaaagagaaggaggaggaagatacGGAAGGCATGCCGGCTTCACCGAAATCCGGCGTCTTGGAGGAAGAGGAAACGAGCGAGGCGGAAGATGCAGCAAAACCTCTCCGCTTGAGCCACCCGCAAGCGTGCCTTCGGAAGCGCAAGGAGCCGGAGCTGGAATTGGCAGCGATTGCAATGCCGGCACCATCTTTGTTCTCTCAGGGCGACCCCATGGCTGACGTGCCTTCCCCTTCCTCCGTCTTCGCCAAAGACCCTCCGTCGGAGCCGGGAGAGGGGCAGCCCTCGCTGGTCAAGCGTGGCGTGGATCCGGAGCTCTACTTCACGGCTCCGTCCACTCCCATCCGGACGGCCTTCTCCCAACTCAGGCACCTGCCACCACCACAACCGAACCCTTTCTCCAAAGACGGCCTCGGCGAGGAGCAGAACGACTTGGACAACGAAGGTCTCGTCTCGCCGCCCACTTCGCCGTCGGGGTCCTACATCACGGCCGAAGGAGGGAGCTGGGCGTCTTCGGGCACGGCCAGCACCTCCCCATCCTGCTCGCCAAACCTGATGGCCGAGGGGGAAGCTCTGGAGTCGCCGGATTTGGAGAGCGAGGTGACGTTCCAAGCCCTGTCTCTGGGCGCTTTGGGCCAAGATTCGTTTCCGGACGAAGACGAGGACGAGGGGCAGACGACTCCCGGAGAGGATGAAGACTGGGTCTCGGAAACCGTGACCTGCAGGCCGGTCCCTCACAAGCCGAACCAGACTGGCCGCTCCCGGCCAAAGAGCAGAGAAGATTCGGAAGAGGACGGAGCCGCTCTGGGCGAAGCAGGCCACAAGATTTTCAAGATAGAGAACTTGCCTTCTCACCAAACGGCAGAGGTGTTTGCAGGATCCAAACCCAGCCCTTTGCCCTGTTCACTCGCTGCCTTCTCTGGGACTGAATTTGGTGGTGTGTCTGGAGTGAGCCCTTCGGTGGCCAACGTGGACGAATCTGAGACGGCGGCTTCCCCCCCTGACAACGAGATGGAGAATCCCGAAAACGACCCAATGATTTCTGCATTGTTGCTGCCTTTCCACGGCAGCCTCCTCTTCGAGGCGGAGTCCGTGGAGATCACGCTCTTCCCTCAGGGCGAATCGGCGGAGAACGACACTCTTTACGGCGCTGAGGACGAGGACAGCACTTCGgcctccttcctccattccctctcGGAGGCCTCCATCAACGAAGGCGTGGACGAGTCCTTTGCGTACCAGGACGACACCTCTCCGTCTTCCGACTCGGCCTCCTAcaatggagaggaggatgagcgcTTGTACAGCGTGGAACAGTACGCCGTGGTGGCGGAAGACGCCCAGAAAGATGACGGGTCTCCCAAGGGGGACCTGGAACCGGAACGGTCGCACTCAGGGAGCGAGAGCGAGATGGAGACCTCGTCCGACGCGTACAACACAGACGAGGAAGGAGACGTGCCTTCCGCAAAACACGAGGAGCATCCACAGGTCACAGAAGAGCTGGATGTACCCAAAGCAGAAGAGGCTACCCAAGAGGGTTGGAAAGGTGGCCAAAGGTCCCCTGAAGAGGTTGTGGCCTCCATGATGGAAGCTACAATGCAGCAAGAGAGTGCTCAGAGTTCAAGAGGGGTCACTGTTTCTCCTGCTGGAGAAGGACGGGGGACTCCTCTGGAGAAAGGTCCTGGAGCTCTGAAACACCAGGTCAGAAGTGAAAGGGAGCAAGAGTCTCCTGGAGAGAAAGGTCCCTCTTCTTCATCTGTCTCGGATGGTCAAGTGACTGCGGAGAAAGACATCCATGACTCCGGAGAGTGCCTCATTGCCTGCTTCGATACGGACGAAGAAGCAGACACAATGCCTCCTTTGGATGATCACCTGGCGGGCCCGATTGCCGAAGAATGGGCAGGACCAATTTGTGCCGGAGTGGCTATCCCTCTGGGTTGGGATCCGAAGCCGTATCCGGTTGAGTCGGCTCAGGAGGCCAACGATGCATCTGCGGTTGACATTGGCGCCCGGTTGAAAGAGTCCGAGAAACGTTTGCTAGAACTCCTCGACCAAGACAGCGCCTCAGGAGGAGGCTCGGTGGACCTTGAGGGACGTGACGGAGGGATGCCGGGCTCTgagaaggaggtggaggtggcTTCGTTCGTGTCCTTGCTTGAATCTTCGATGGAGCAACCTGAAGTGATCCGGGCGGACAGCGAGCCGACGGAGGAGTGCCTTATCGCTTGCTTTGAGTCCGAGGATGAGCTGGAGGAGTCCTCGTCTCTTGATCAGATGAACAACAACGGGGATCACGAGGAAATGGCATTCGCTGAGGCCAAAGCAGGACCCCAAACGCTCATGGACCTCCATGATGACACTCAGGAGAGCCTGTTCATGGAAGCCAGAGAGTTCCCGGTGGAGGCCATGGTACTTCCATCTCAGGAAACCCCGCTGCCCCAAACAGATGTGGAGGAACTCTCTGAATCCCAGAGCTGGACTGTGTGTGGGACACCGAGAGACTCAAGCCGTCCCAAAGCAGAGGCCGAGGAGGGACACCTCAAAAACAAAGAGACATCGCTAGGGGACACCCCACCCCCTGAGCCTCTCAAAGTGTGCATGGAGACTGGTGAAGCCAAAGAGGCCGACGTGGTTGAGAGTCACCATATGAGGGAAACAGGCAGACATGCTGAAGAAGAAGTAGTCATGAAAGAAGGAGGCCAATCACATCAACTTGGGAGAGCCATCCCTACTGATGATGCCCAACCAGAGGAAGCATCAGAAGTCCTGGAGAAGGAACAGCCTGTGTTGTCAGATGAAGGAGATGGGGACCAAAACTGGGAAACTCCctcagagaaagaagaggaggcttcAGAGTCTGGAAGTGAAGAACTCAGCAGGACAGATTCAGTGGCGGAAACCACCGCTTGGTTGAGAGACCAACTGGAAAACGATGCTCCAGAGCTATTGAAATCAGGAACAGCCCAGGGAGACCAGAAGAAACCTAACCTGAGAGATGACAACATGAATGTGTTGCCGACACAGAGTAGAGAGGTTACCATAAGTGAGACCAGCAGAGATCTGGGCTCCAGTGAAAAGATGGTGCCTAAAGAAGTTGAGTTGAAGGCACCGGCCAGGGCTGGTGAGGTGACTGGTGGAAAAGAAGTTACGGAATGGCCACAGCTGCAAGGCACAGAAGTCCCAAAATCCCAggcagcctccaaagatgctggGAAACCTTGCCACATGGCACACTGGGAACCCCCTGCATCTCTGCCTTCTCTGGTTGGATCCTATCCTTCAGGCGCTAAAGCTCAGGGAGTTAGGCCTCCTCCTGCAGAAAAGGTAGAGGTCCCACCTTCTTTGGTCCATGCTGGTTGTCACCCTCCGGCACCCAAGAAGACTTTTGCTGAGGCTCTTCTTCAGGGTCTTCTGCCCGTTTTGGAGGCTGAGCTCAGCATGCAAGAAAAGGACTTTGATGTCTCCTTTCCTTCTGCCGAACCACCCGAGGCCGCCTCGTCCCAGTCTCTCACAGATTCCAGCTTCTTCACGGCAGATGAGGGAAGGTCTCCTGAGGCCATTCCCTTGGCTGCTTCTCCAGAGAGGGAAGACCTGCATTCGCCTGAGCAAATCTGGGGCAGCCCAGCCCAGGCCATGGAGGAAAGCTGTCTTCTGGGGGACCAGGCTGTGGCATTGGAACTGGAGAACCTGGTAGATAAAGCTGGAGATGATACGGCTGGACATGTGGCTGTGCCACTGACGCTCTCTCCGACGGATGGCTCCTCGGCGCAGAACATGGCTGTGTGCTTGCACCATACCGCTCTGCGAGAGGCTCCCAGTTCAGCCATCTCACGTCATGCCAAGGCACAGAAGGCTGCCACAGCGGAAGTCCACACCAACGGCCAACAGCTCTTCTTTGCTTCTGAAGAAGAGATCTTTCTGACCGAGCCCACAGATGCTCAATGTGATCTTTCcagtggaaatggagatgaggagcATACCTTTGCTGGGGAGACCACAGTCGTTGACTTGGATGATTCGGGCACTGTTGCTGGAGAGAGTTCACCAACTCCCGTTAGCCCGCTTGGATCATCTGGTGCCTTTTTGGAGACCACCGGTGGAGCAGCAAAGTTTCCAGATGACATTACGGACCAGCAGGAGATATCTCATTTGTTGCAAGGCTCCTTTGGATTCCTGAAGGAGCAGAAAATGGGGTGCCCTCGCCTCATGAGTAGCCAACTCGTGGCAGAAGCACAAAGCCTTCGCGGCAGCCTTAAGGAGACGGTTGCGGAGAGTTCCTCTGGAGAACCCACACCCGATCTGTCAGAAGTCGAAGACTTTGAACCGCCATATAAAGAGCAAGAAGACGCACAGCCTTGCAAGTATGCCAGTGGCCTGGAAGCAGAGAGGCAAGAAACCAAGGAGGTTTCCATCCCTGAGGAGATGGCAGAGATGCCCGTTAGCCAGGTGGTGATCTCTGGTTCGGAAGAGGAGGACCAACCTTCCCTGGATGATGCCTCCATCCCTGGCGAAGACGGGGCATCTGGGTCCTTTGATAGCATCCCATCTCAGCCAGATGAGATGTTGCTACAGAGACCAGAAGCCGATGTTGTGGTGCAAGAGAAGACCAAGGAGGTGACGGAAGAGACAAGATTGAGGGGCACCACAATGGCGGATGTGCACCCAAAGGTGGAGAGcgttgaggagaaggaggaagagaaggaaagcggAAAGGCCTCCACCTCTCAGCCTCCTCCATTGCCCATGGACTCCATCATCCCTCCATCACCCACTCCTCGTCCCTCTGAGGAACACTCTGAGGAACCCTCTGTATCTCCTTCACGGCTGGAACGACCGATATCTCCAGTGGTGGAGAAGATGCCCGCCtcaccctctcctcctcctccggttTCTCAAGAAGTGCCTCCCGTTCTGCCCTCACCACAGCTGCCCCCCTCTCCCCCAGAGACCCCCTTCCAAGccccttctgctgctgctgctgctacctcCTGGCTCCCTGCGGAAGAGGACGCCCCTTCCAAAGAGACCCGGCCCCTCCTGCAGGACCCCAGGAAACCTCTGGTGGAAG CTCCTGAGACGTCCAGACCTCCGCCCTCCAGGCTGGACCAGCCCTCGGCCGGCAAGGAGTCTAGGGGTCGGAATCGGCTGCCCGGTGGCAAGGAGCCCCGCGGGAAGGACtctgcagcctcctcctcctcggcgggGGACAAGCGGGCTGACCGGGAGTCCTTCCAGCTGGACCTGAGCTCCTCCAGCGAGAGGGAGATGTCCTACCGCTGCCCCGAGATCGAGAGCTTGCGGGAAGCGACGGGCGCCATGCTCTTGGACGAGAAGAAGCCTTTGGTGGGGAGGAGGCCTCAGGAGAACCACCACAACAAAG GGTCTTCGAACGACTCTGAAAGTAACGAAGGCTCTATCCCGGAACTAGAAGAGCCGGAGGTTTCGGAACCACGAACGGCTCAGACGCAG GCTCAGCTGACCCACTCTTTGGGAACAGGTGAAGAATCCAtcagcaaagcaaagcagagccGGAGCGAGAAGAAGGCACGGAAG gCCATGTCCAAACTGGGTCTGCGACAAATCCACGGAGTCACCAGGATCACCATCCGCAAGTCCAAGAACATCTTGTTTGTCATCACCAAGCCAGACGTCTTCAAAAGCCCGGCGTCGGACATCTACATTGTCTTTGGAGAAGCCAAG aTTGAAGACCTCTCTCAGCAGGTCCACAAAGCGGCAGCGGAGAAGTTCAAGGTCCCCGTGGAGCATTCGCCTCTGATCACGGAGGCGGCCCCAACGCTCACCATCAAGGAGgagagcgaggaggaggaggag